From Pseudoalteromonas sp. R3, one genomic window encodes:
- a CDS encoding DUF885 domain-containing protein, whose product MRKMTLLAAAVAAALLSGCQQTAEQPTNTAKAEVTQQVVQSEVEKANAFFDEVFMRGVMRSPVYQTYLGIKQDYDKWDDGSEARAKEDLELTKKDLVTLKAIDRSKLDAQTQVSYDLFKQNLENQIADYKWRYHTYPVNQMYGTHAMVPAFLINQHQITDVKDAKAYISRLNGVPAVFDQLVQDLDTRADKGIIAPKFVFPHVIDSSKNIIKGAPFASGDDSTLLADFKRKVNKLDIADSEKQALIGEATEALKTAVKPAYSKLISYLQQLEKRADTRDGAWKFPDGEKYFNNALARTTTTDLTAAEIHKIGLSEVARIHDEMREIKEKVGFKGDLKAFMQFMRTDKQFYLPNTEEGKAKYLADATAMIDNLKGRLDELFIVKPKADMIVKRVEAFREKSAGKAFYQQPAPDGSRPGVYYANLYDMEAMPTYQMEALAYHEGIPGHHMQIAIAMELENMPKFRKFGRYTAYTEGWGLYSELVPKEMGLYEDPYSDFGRLAMELWRACRLVVDTGIHAMKWTRQEGIDYYVNNTPNAKSDAVKMVERHIVIPSQATAYKIGMLKIVELREAAKKELGDKFDIRQFHDVVLKSGPVPLNVLEQFVNEWVASKKA is encoded by the coding sequence ATGCGTAAAATGACACTCCTTGCCGCAGCCGTGGCAGCAGCGCTCCTCTCAGGTTGTCAGCAAACTGCAGAGCAACCAACTAACACCGCCAAGGCGGAAGTAACACAACAAGTGGTACAAAGCGAAGTAGAAAAGGCTAATGCCTTTTTCGATGAAGTTTTTATGCGCGGCGTGATGCGCAGCCCGGTTTACCAAACTTACCTGGGTATTAAACAAGATTACGACAAGTGGGATGATGGCTCTGAAGCTCGTGCCAAAGAAGATCTGGAGCTCACCAAGAAAGACTTGGTTACTTTAAAGGCAATTGACCGTAGTAAGCTGGATGCACAAACTCAGGTAAGCTATGACTTATTCAAGCAAAACCTGGAGAATCAAATTGCCGATTACAAATGGCGTTATCACACCTATCCGGTCAATCAAATGTACGGCACTCACGCGATGGTCCCTGCATTTTTGATCAACCAGCACCAAATCACTGATGTAAAAGACGCAAAAGCGTATATTTCACGCCTAAATGGTGTTCCTGCAGTATTCGATCAGCTAGTACAAGACCTGGATACCCGTGCTGACAAAGGCATTATCGCGCCTAAGTTTGTCTTCCCTCACGTCATTGATTCAAGCAAAAATATCATCAAGGGTGCGCCGTTTGCCAGCGGTGACGATTCAACTCTGTTGGCTGATTTTAAGCGCAAAGTCAACAAACTTGACATTGCAGACAGTGAGAAGCAAGCCCTGATTGGCGAGGCAACAGAAGCACTTAAAACAGCGGTTAAACCAGCCTACTCTAAGCTAATCAGCTACCTGCAACAGCTTGAAAAGCGTGCTGATACTCGTGACGGTGCCTGGAAGTTCCCTGATGGTGAGAAGTATTTCAACAATGCGCTGGCACGTACCACCACCACAGACTTAACCGCCGCAGAAATCCACAAAATTGGCTTGTCTGAGGTTGCACGTATTCATGATGAAATGCGTGAAATCAAAGAAAAAGTTGGTTTCAAGGGCGATCTAAAAGCCTTTATGCAGTTCATGCGTACCGACAAGCAGTTCTACCTGCCTAACACTGAAGAAGGCAAAGCCAAGTACCTGGCAGACGCGACAGCCATGATAGACAACCTGAAAGGTCGTCTTGACGAGCTGTTCATCGTCAAGCCAAAAGCCGACATGATAGTCAAACGCGTAGAAGCTTTCCGTGAAAAATCAGCGGGTAAAGCCTTCTATCAGCAACCAGCTCCTGATGGCTCACGCCCGGGTGTTTACTATGCAAACCTGTATGACATGGAAGCTATGCCAACCTATCAGATGGAAGCACTGGCTTACCACGAAGGTATTCCTGGCCACCACATGCAAATCGCCATTGCAATGGAACTGGAAAACATGCCTAAGTTCCGTAAGTTTGGCCGCTATACCGCTTACACTGAAGGCTGGGGACTGTACTCTGAGCTGGTACCAAAAGAAATGGGCTTGTATGAAGACCCGTATTCTGACTTTGGCCGCCTGGCGATGGAACTATGGCGTGCTTGTCGCCTGGTCGTAGACACTGGTATCCATGCAATGAAGTGGACGCGTCAGGAAGGCATTGATTACTATGTAAACAATACACCAAACGCGAAGTCAGACGCAGTGAAAATGGTAGAGCGCCACATCGTGATCCCATCTCAGGCGACGGCTTACAAGATTGGTATGCTGAAAATTGTTGAACTGCGTGAAGCTGCTAAGAAAGAGCTGGGCGACAAGTTCGATATTCGTCAGTTCCACGATGTAGTGCTAAAAAGTGGCCCGGTGCCGCTGAACGTACTAGAGCAGTTCGTGAACGAATGGGTTGCCAGCAAAAAAGCCTAA